One window of Desulfovibrio subterraneus genomic DNA carries:
- a CDS encoding DUF3309 family protein, which translates to MILMVVLVLMLLGIIPVWPHSRSWGYRPVSALGILVVIIIILLLTGRL; encoded by the coding sequence ATGATTTTGATGGTAGTCTTGGTGTTGATGCTTCTGGGAATCATCCCTGTCTGGCCGCATAGCCGTTCCTGGGGGTATCGCCCTGTAAGCGCTCTGGGGATTCTTGTCGTTATAATTATTATTCTGCTTTTGACGGGCAGGTTGTAG
- a CDS encoding response regulator transcription factor — MLPADPSHTHANLRFLLVDDHPAVRQGLNLLLESNGYTPGVEAGTRSDAKECLEQAAFDLALLDLSLADGSGLDLLADLAEHGVRTLIYSMHEDPGTIDRALRCGANGYVTKREDPGVLLEGILGVLRGERFVSDRAGLSLDEAAGTSTADPLFLLSDQERAIFSAMARGESNMEVAEKLGISPRTVETYLTRMVNKLGLANVRTLRKFAINGRE; from the coding sequence ATGCTTCCCGCTGACCCATCCCATACGCACGCCAACCTTCGTTTTCTGCTCGTAGACGATCACCCTGCCGTACGTCAGGGGCTGAACTTGCTGTTGGAATCAAACGGCTATACTCCCGGCGTGGAGGCCGGAACCCGCTCCGATGCCAAGGAATGCCTCGAACAGGCTGCCTTTGACCTCGCGTTGCTGGACCTTTCACTGGCCGACGGCAGCGGTCTTGACCTGCTTGCCGATCTGGCCGAACACGGTGTCCGCACCCTGATCTATTCCATGCACGAAGATCCCGGCACCATAGATCGTGCGCTGCGTTGCGGTGCGAACGGCTATGTGACCAAGCGCGAGGACCCCGGTGTATTGCTGGAAGGGATACTGGGTGTGTTGCGCGGTGAACGCTTTGTGAGCGACCGCGCCGGATTAAGTCTGGACGAAGCGGCTGGCACTTCGACTGCGGACCCGCTCTTTCTGCTCAGCGATCAGGAACGGGCCATCTTCTCGGCCATGGCACGCGGTGAGAGCAACATGGAAGTTGCCGAAAAACTCGGTATCAGCCCAAGAACGGTGGAGACGTATCTGACGCGGATGGTCAACAAGCTGGGGTTAGCGAACGTGCGCACCCTGCGCAAATTCGCCATCAACGGGCGAGAGTAA
- a CDS encoding sensor histidine kinase, which yields MALLLVVVFLLLPYGQARAADDLRAENGVLDLRSFDPVTMGPARLDGAWEFYWNRLLTPQDLSANTAPSPSGLISLPGTWKGMLVNGEKLGGTGQATLRLRLRLWPGANALTLRLFDIPMAYRLWANGQLVASNGVVGTDAYSETPLRSLVLASITPKGEDLELVLQISNHHFRAGGVPEGLLLAPPGVLEADRDRTWTFSYFFAGCLLVTLLYHLFLFYLDRMQIAAAYFSGLCLCILCFSMTSNTSFWAIRRFIPPLPPQWSEYIPLFFYMACAPMLFRFYHSLYPKVFHPAVRYLVDLRFVIFLLLLPIAPDHRISQYIAFSIFIGLGCAIYYVLRLFACARRGMNGAGLLLLGSGVSLLASMNDGLSHTKHINTPYLIEFGMLFLVVTQSLALAKRFSHAFMSVGKLSEELELKNQSLLAEMEERNRLEQEVINISEEERRRISHELHDGLCQKLTGARLRASILNKRLAGTDEATTMASLAALLDASTDDAYRTSRGLWPVEHDPAMPGPSLDDLARRIAKDTGIDVRLDMRRHCGQCTNPNMRTLYRIAQEALTNAAKHAQARTIRLKLCCPVLNGVTLTVQDDGIGRTASARQGSRSGGLGLGIMAHRAGVIHAKLTIEDAPRGGTIVTCAAPCDKHISPTSTRRTPPDASR from the coding sequence ATGGCACTGTTGCTTGTGGTCGTTTTTCTCCTGCTGCCGTACGGCCAGGCAAGGGCGGCCGATGACCTGCGGGCCGAAAACGGCGTGCTGGACCTGCGGAGCTTTGATCCGGTGACCATGGGTCCCGCCCGGCTGGACGGTGCGTGGGAATTCTACTGGAACCGTCTGCTGACGCCGCAGGACTTGTCTGCAAACACCGCTCCTTCACCATCAGGTCTGATTTCGCTGCCCGGCACATGGAAGGGGATGCTCGTGAATGGTGAAAAGCTGGGCGGCACAGGGCAGGCCACCCTGCGTCTGCGTCTGCGCCTCTGGCCGGGAGCAAACGCGCTTACCTTGCGGCTCTTTGACATTCCCATGGCCTACCGCTTGTGGGCCAACGGTCAGCTCGTGGCGAGCAATGGCGTCGTGGGCACGGATGCATACAGCGAGACGCCTCTGCGATCGCTGGTGCTGGCCAGCATCACCCCTAAAGGAGAGGATCTGGAACTTGTGCTCCAGATATCCAACCATCATTTCCGCGCCGGGGGCGTGCCGGAGGGGCTACTGCTTGCCCCGCCCGGTGTTCTGGAAGCCGACCGCGACAGAACCTGGACTTTTTCCTACTTCTTCGCAGGCTGCCTGCTGGTCACCCTGCTGTACCACCTCTTCCTGTTTTATCTGGACAGGATGCAGATTGCTGCGGCGTACTTCAGCGGCCTCTGTCTATGCATATTGTGCTTCAGCATGACCTCCAACACGTCCTTCTGGGCTATTCGCCGGTTTATTCCTCCCCTGCCGCCTCAGTGGTCTGAATACATCCCCCTCTTTTTCTATATGGCCTGCGCTCCCATGCTCTTCCGGTTCTACCACTCACTCTATCCAAAGGTCTTCCACCCTGCCGTCCGCTATCTTGTTGACCTGCGCTTCGTGATATTCCTTCTGTTGCTGCCGATCGCGCCAGACCACCGCATTTCCCAATACATCGCATTCAGCATTTTTATCGGGTTGGGCTGCGCCATCTATTACGTCCTGCGTCTGTTCGCCTGCGCACGGCGAGGAATGAACGGCGCAGGGCTACTACTGCTCGGCAGCGGGGTATCCCTGCTTGCCAGCATGAACGACGGTCTCTCCCATACCAAGCATATCAACACGCCTTATCTGATCGAATTTGGCATGCTCTTTCTGGTTGTTACCCAATCGCTGGCGCTGGCCAAACGGTTCAGCCATGCATTTATGTCCGTGGGAAAACTCTCCGAGGAACTTGAGCTCAAGAACCAGTCTCTCTTGGCCGAGATGGAAGAACGCAATCGGCTTGAACAGGAAGTGATCAACATCAGCGAGGAAGAACGCAGGCGCATCAGCCACGAACTGCATGACGGCCTGTGCCAGAAACTCACCGGAGCCCGGCTGCGCGCATCCATTCTGAACAAGAGGCTTGCCGGAACGGATGAAGCCACGACCATGGCCAGCCTTGCAGCTCTCTTGGATGCCTCTACCGACGATGCATACCGCACCTCGCGCGGACTCTGGCCCGTAGAACACGACCCCGCGATGCCCGGCCCCTCGCTGGACGATCTGGCCCGACGTATTGCCAAGGATACGGGCATAGACGTGCGGCTCGATATGCGCCGCCACTGCGGGCAATGCACCAATCCCAACATGCGCACGCTGTACCGCATTGCGCAGGAAGCGCTGACCAACGCGGCTAAACACGCACAGGCACGCACTATCCGCCTGAAGCTGTGCTGCCCCGTCCTGAATGGCGTCACCCTGACCGTTCAAGACGACGGCATTGGCCGCACAGCCTCTGCACGGCAGGGTTCCCGGTCGGGAGGGCTCGGCCTTGGCATCATGGCCCACCGTGCCGGTGTCATCCATGCCAAACTGACTATAGAGGACGCCCCGCGGGGTGGCACCATCGTCACCTGCGCAGCCCCGTGCGACAAGCATATTTCCCCCACCTCCACAAGGAGAACACCCCCCGATGCTTCCCGCTGA
- a CDS encoding autotransporter domain-containing protein has protein sequence MFIFKEPTSSLHDVKLPSLPCAAILYFALTSLGFIFALPQNANAATVNYSSNYRDVIGNAPFLDGPISIGGTNNIASHAENIYAYGNTVNINGGVVDTGIYGGYFNGITTELAVESNGNTVTIGAGFIGSSAIQIFGGYAKSVNPWSMTASGNTVTINGGTASSAFGGLAHVDSMVGPASATASGNTVNLSGGTISNLYGGYAVANYLGGTHTASGNIINISGGTVGSVIGGAVTAPYGTGVATNNIVTISGSPDLSAANLYGGYLSMTTSGDAFTGNTLNVKTSGLTVNNIANFQYLNFYLPSSLSAGDTVMTVTGTADLTGSSGRSSVINVGIDGSSSPLQIGDTVTLIDAGTLITNSGLNSSASGTGMQGVTLVYNFDITTENNKLLATVSADAVPTVNEQTKALSEGFVSGMGMVTQGADVAAGQGMDSAVSAAKGGSAAGGGAMAGFGAVSGGSMRYNTGSHVDMHSASLMAGLAWGTNVPLGRVTFGPFFEYGTGSYSTYNSFSGAASVEGDGSTRYEGGGVLGRMDLDDTGPGHIYIEASARAGKLHNEYESSDLRDAAGRSAEYDSSSMYYGAHLGTGYVWNMTENASLDLSGKYFWTRQEGDSVTLSTGDPIDFKDVDSSRLRLGSRFSYMVNEYITPYIGAAYEHEFDGKARASTNGYDMKAPSMGGDTGIGELGIVYKPSASLPVSFDLGVQNAVGKREGVTGSLQIKYEF, from the coding sequence ATGTTTATTTTCAAAGAGCCTACCTCTTCACTACACGACGTGAAGTTACCCTCACTGCCTTGCGCTGCCATACTGTATTTCGCTCTCACATCTCTTGGATTCATCTTTGCACTTCCACAGAATGCCAACGCAGCTACCGTGAATTATAGCTCAAACTATAGGGATGTTATAGGTAACGCTCCGTTTTTAGATGGTCCCATAAGTATCGGTGGGACAAATAACATAGCAAGTCATGCCGAGAATATTTATGCCTATGGAAATACAGTCAATATCAATGGTGGTGTTGTCGATACCGGAATATATGGTGGGTATTTTAACGGAATTACAACCGAACTTGCTGTAGAATCCAACGGCAATACCGTGACAATTGGGGCTGGATTTATAGGTAGCAGTGCTATCCAGATATTTGGTGGATATGCCAAGAGCGTAAACCCTTGGTCCATGACAGCTTCTGGGAATACCGTGACCATCAACGGTGGGACAGCGAGTTCCGCATTTGGTGGCCTTGCCCATGTGGACAGCATGGTCGGCCCTGCCTCTGCCACTGCTTCCGGAAATACAGTTAACCTCAGTGGCGGTACCATAAGCAACCTTTATGGAGGATATGCCGTTGCCAACTATCTGGGGGGAACACATACAGCCTCCGGCAATATCATTAATATCAGCGGCGGTACTGTAGGTAGCGTTATCGGCGGAGCCGTCACTGCCCCCTATGGTACCGGCGTAGCCACAAATAATATCGTGACCATCAGTGGTTCTCCGGACCTCTCCGCCGCGAACCTCTATGGTGGCTATTTGAGTATGACTACCAGTGGTGACGCATTCACAGGCAATACCCTGAATGTGAAAACCTCCGGTCTGACGGTAAATAATATTGCTAACTTTCAGTACCTTAACTTCTATCTACCTTCTTCATTGTCAGCAGGCGATACGGTGATGACCGTGACCGGCACGGCAGACCTGACCGGCAGCTCAGGGCGATCTTCCGTTATCAATGTGGGCATTGACGGCAGCTCTTCACCTCTGCAGATCGGCGATACCGTAACACTTATTGATGCCGGAACCTTGATCACGAACAGCGGCCTCAACTCCAGTGCGAGCGGTACGGGTATGCAGGGCGTAACTCTGGTATATAACTTTGACATCACAACCGAAAACAACAAGCTGTTAGCCACGGTATCTGCCGATGCGGTACCCACAGTGAACGAACAGACCAAGGCGCTTTCAGAGGGCTTTGTTTCCGGCATGGGCATGGTAACGCAAGGTGCGGACGTGGCCGCCGGACAGGGGATGGATTCTGCCGTTTCTGCGGCCAAAGGCGGGTCTGCTGCTGGCGGCGGTGCCATGGCCGGTTTTGGGGCGGTTTCCGGCGGTTCCATGCGCTACAATACCGGCTCGCATGTGGATATGCACAGCGCATCCCTTATGGCAGGTCTGGCTTGGGGAACCAATGTTCCGCTTGGCCGTGTGACGTTCGGGCCGTTTTTTGAATACGGCACCGGCTCATACAGTACCTATAACTCGTTCAGCGGGGCAGCTTCGGTCGAAGGGGACGGCAGCACCCGCTACGAGGGTGGTGGCGTTCTCGGTCGTATGGATTTGGACGATACCGGCCCCGGCCATATCTATATTGAAGCATCGGCCCGGGCGGGTAAGTTGCATAACGAATACGAAAGTTCCGACCTGCGCGATGCCGCCGGGCGCAGTGCAGAATACGATTCCTCATCCATGTATTACGGTGCGCATCTGGGAACCGGGTATGTCTGGAACATGACAGAGAATGCCTCGCTTGACCTCTCCGGCAAATACTTCTGGACGCGGCAGGAGGGCGACTCCGTCACGCTGTCTACCGGCGACCCCATCGACTTCAAGGATGTGGACTCCAGCCGCCTGCGTCTTGGCTCGCGCTTCAGCTACATGGTGAATGAATATATCACCCCGTACATTGGCGCGGCCTATGAGCATGAGTTTGATGGCAAGGCCCGCGCCAGCACCAACGGGTATGACATGAAGGCCCCATCCATGGGCGGCGATACCGGCATCGGCGAGCTGGGGATTGTGTACAAGCCGTCGGCATCGTTACCCGTGTCCTTTGACCTCGGCGTACAGAATGCTGTGGGTAAACGCGAGGGCGTGACCGGCAGTTTGCAGATCAAATATGAATTCTAG
- a CDS encoding tail fiber assembly protein, with protein MAMPDGTWGYSTDAIRAERDRLLASCDFTQLPDAPLSAAQKEKWSAYRQALRDISLQAGFPNSVVWPIAPEA; from the coding sequence ATGGCTATGCCTGATGGGACGTGGGGCTACTCTACTGATGCAATCAGGGCTGAGCGAGACAGGCTGCTCGCCTCATGTGACTTTACCCAGTTGCCCGATGCTCCTCTCTCCGCAGCCCAGAAGGAAAAATGGAGCGCATATCGGCAGGCGCTGCGGGATATCTCTCTGCAGGCTGGTTTCCCTAATTCCGTTGTCTGGCCCATCGCACCGGAGGCGTAG
- a CDS encoding tyrosine-type recombinase/integrase, translated as MSEHEATKRIWKRLPGTKGIRFFEHAIRKHNRRPDRYFSVRWTRNGRDVEEGIGWSSEGWQTDTIIDARHTLQKNYKRGLTPSTFAELREEQEKQRRAREAADAAENVQAMTFREFFERYYVPWKRDRRKRRTWLDDLKRANHRIFPFMGDLPLDAITSELLEEYMDELYADGLADGTVLHHIAIVRSVFNRAANTTVHGVKVFPGVSPVDGIELPRSDNPRTRYLTRDEADLLLQSCREREADAPRESIAASWRDLHDAIVLSLNTGLRLGEIQRLEWADLNFFGQTLTVRQMRDRKPGGTVPLNKVVTDMLKGRLAVRDKSTPLVFVPKGAGRYRKISHMFRDLVLELGLNADVTDSSQKLVFHSLRHSFASWLALAGVDIYRIKTLMRHKTITMTMRYAHLIPDASRGAVELLCAPPAASPKVLYLHHAKTADGPVY; from the coding sequence ATGAGCGAGCACGAAGCCACCAAACGCATCTGGAAGCGTCTGCCCGGCACGAAGGGAATACGCTTTTTCGAGCATGCCATCCGCAAGCACAACAGGCGTCCTGACCGCTATTTCTCTGTGCGCTGGACGCGAAACGGGCGCGATGTGGAAGAGGGCATCGGCTGGTCCTCCGAGGGCTGGCAGACCGACACTATTATTGATGCCCGCCATACGCTGCAGAAGAACTACAAGCGCGGCCTTACGCCCTCTACCTTCGCCGAGCTGCGGGAAGAGCAGGAGAAGCAGCGCAGGGCGCGGGAAGCTGCCGATGCTGCCGAGAACGTGCAGGCCATGACCTTCCGCGAGTTCTTCGAGCGCTACTACGTGCCCTGGAAGCGTGACCGGCGCAAGCGCCGCACCTGGCTGGATGACCTGAAGCGTGCCAACCATCGCATATTCCCTTTCATGGGCGATCTGCCCCTCGATGCCATCACTTCCGAGCTGCTCGAAGAGTATATGGACGAGCTCTACGCCGACGGCCTTGCAGACGGCACGGTGCTGCACCACATCGCCATTGTCCGTTCGGTCTTCAACCGTGCGGCGAATACCACCGTGCACGGCGTGAAGGTCTTCCCCGGCGTTTCTCCCGTGGACGGCATTGAGCTGCCGCGCTCCGATAACCCCAGAACGCGTTACCTCACCCGAGATGAAGCGGATCTGCTCCTGCAGAGTTGCCGTGAACGCGAAGCTGATGCCCCGCGCGAGAGCATTGCCGCTTCGTGGCGGGACCTGCATGATGCCATTGTGCTGTCGCTGAACACGGGGCTGCGTCTTGGCGAGATTCAGCGCCTTGAGTGGGCGGACCTGAACTTCTTCGGGCAGACGCTCACCGTGCGGCAAATGCGCGACCGGAAGCCGGGCGGCACGGTACCGCTCAACAAAGTGGTGACCGATATGCTCAAGGGGCGTCTTGCCGTGCGGGACAAGAGCACCCCGCTGGTGTTTGTGCCCAAGGGGGCAGGGCGGTATCGTAAGATCTCTCATATGTTCCGTGACCTTGTTCTGGAGTTGGGCCTGAATGCCGACGTGACGGACAGCAGCCAGAAGCTGGTGTTCCACTCGCTCAGGCATTCCTTTGCTTCGTGGCTGGCGTTGGCGGGCGTGGACATCTATCGCATCAAGACGCTCATGCGCCACAAGACCATCACCATGACCATGCGCTATGCGCACCTGATTCCGGATGCCTCGCGCGGGGCAGTGGAGCTGCTGTGCGCTCCGCCCGCGGCCTCACCGAAAGTCCTTTACCTCCACCATGCCAAAACGGCGGATGGCCCAGTCTATTAG
- a CDS encoding phage regulatory CII family protein: MATPRNQRMYDSLLDLLQDLVKHAPSGLTAEQVAERLGKAYPTLMNELNAAIDTHKFGLQQLIPLMDIVDSDLPAHYIAGARHGVFVKLPKGGKLAEKTERQALACVKEFGDLMGEVHDALQNGSIEPNERQRIAKEGYEALQAILTLLRLVDEEGGPR, from the coding sequence ATGGCAACCCCACGCAACCAACGCATGTATGACAGCCTGCTCGACCTGCTGCAGGACCTGGTCAAGCACGCTCCCAGCGGACTGACGGCAGAACAGGTGGCCGAGCGACTGGGCAAGGCCTACCCCACACTGATGAACGAGCTGAACGCCGCCATAGACACGCACAAGTTCGGCCTGCAGCAGCTCATCCCTCTCATGGACATTGTCGATTCCGACCTGCCCGCCCACTACATTGCGGGCGCTCGCCATGGCGTCTTCGTCAAGCTGCCCAAGGGCGGCAAGCTTGCGGAGAAAACTGAGCGGCAGGCATTGGCCTGTGTAAAAGAGTTCGGCGACCTCATGGGCGAAGTGCACGATGCGCTGCAAAACGGCTCAATCGAACCCAACGAACGGCAGCGCATTGCCAAGGAAGGCTACGAGGCGCTGCAAGCAATCCTCACCCTGCTCCGCCTGGTGGACGAAGAAGGAGGCCCCAGATGA
- a CDS encoding helix-turn-helix domain-containing protein: MAYEIDIPSFRERLRHVINELGVTDQEFAAVGNVSKSTLSGYFSSERQPKAESLALWVAHYGIDANWLLLGEGEMKRGSEELSEFERTDPIAQRMRYAVRLMKEHGGSPEDIRTAITLALKGPEA; this comes from the coding sequence ATGGCGTATGAAATTGACATCCCGTCTTTTAGAGAAAGATTACGGCATGTTATAAATGAGCTTGGAGTGACGGACCAAGAGTTCGCAGCAGTCGGAAACGTGTCAAAGTCCACGCTTTCTGGCTATTTTAGTTCTGAACGCCAGCCAAAGGCTGAATCTTTGGCCCTTTGGGTTGCCCATTATGGAATTGACGCAAACTGGCTTTTGCTTGGTGAAGGCGAAATGAAAAGGGGCTCGGAGGAGCTTTCCGAGTTTGAAAGGACTGATCCCATAGCCCAGCGCATGCGCTATGCCGTTCGCCTCATGAAGGAGCACGGCGGCTCACCAGAAGATATACGCACGGCCATCACGCTGGCCCTGAAAGGGCCAGAGGCGTGA
- a CDS encoding glycoside hydrolase family 3 protein yields MLRFARKIYGKTEIYYYFFKRELLFIFLLLCICVYILFFYNRFVWRDVLVAVLSGFIFPVILAVMFSSERNMRGITNKVKRWRKVLRCVGVGMVCMLVYLVLISGSTKGEDKLPKSDGRVKSNATAVSSGKANVDSDCSPDGFDDVRLKRDFGQVFWVGFDGYEGWESTQGFINQVKDIGGVGGVVLGIGNVDVEDDSEAGRVVGFRKLLVRVRDAFSSNSTGQLLVGTMYDDSVRGLAQAGVMTAVPSAMALASARDYGYVRKAASIVSSEFGFLGGNVLFGPVLDVNMAGGANYIQDRSFGGDVSGVSGYGGAFLEGISGMVGVLMHFPGAGGVSSGVDSPGLVNGSVGVDSFVRMLEPFRDNIHGRNNVVLMTSNFCSDIVKGGCVSFDRRIVSDLIRSGKSEFYETDVVGLGYDGVVLTDDMSSPSVTSSVGSGGYFYDNYVDIVFNNIVRAFESGHDMYLLLNVHPAGGGYKDNYESESNGLKYRFGLTYNEFIDVYLRFKKYVFECKDVKDRLARMNKLAKSLKRIASLKNNLPSEVKYTDDILKDFDIAYEMRISNNKHREYAQQMFWDGFVRIPSHNSSRMLKNLPEDSIVSVFFRVKEKSFSECFAFGSGIISEDVANAEFSKNNYVNMFKSNFDCKFIPQILPYAMKDLDEIDYYTEKYAELIKGRNDDAVVVFVDSYDKWYFAQALVHFLKNNKYSSKKIHIVVTTHPTLMRLSNSRHEINGLYDNVNFYISYSLPSNHMSMFFRFVWGFGGEASSGRLGGLPIFLDGINPSPDLRMRNSTDVCTNVREAKE; encoded by the coding sequence ATGCTTAGATTTGCTAGGAAAATATATGGTAAGACTGAAATATATTATTATTTCTTTAAAAGAGAATTGTTGTTTATCTTTTTGTTATTATGTATTTGTGTTTATATTTTGTTTTTTTATAACCGTTTTGTATGGCGAGATGTACTTGTAGCTGTTTTGTCGGGTTTTATTTTTCCTGTAATCCTTGCCGTGATGTTTAGTTCTGAAAGAAATATGCGTGGCATTACTAATAAAGTTAAGAGGTGGAGAAAGGTTTTGCGTTGTGTCGGTGTGGGTATGGTTTGTATGCTGGTGTATCTGGTGTTGATTTCTGGCTCGACTAAGGGAGAAGATAAACTTCCGAAAAGTGATGGCCGTGTGAAATCTAATGCAACTGCTGTCTCTTCTGGTAAGGCTAATGTTGATAGTGATTGTTCGCCAGATGGTTTTGATGATGTGAGACTTAAGAGAGATTTTGGTCAGGTTTTTTGGGTGGGCTTTGATGGTTATGAGGGTTGGGAGAGTACTCAAGGCTTTATTAATCAAGTTAAAGATATTGGGGGGGTTGGTGGTGTTGTTTTGGGAATTGGTAATGTCGATGTGGAGGACGATTCTGAGGCGGGGAGGGTTGTTGGCTTTAGAAAACTGTTGGTGAGGGTGAGGGATGCTTTTTCATCGAACTCCACAGGGCAATTGTTAGTTGGAACAATGTATGATGATTCGGTTCGTGGGTTGGCGCAGGCTGGAGTTATGACTGCGGTGCCTTCGGCTATGGCTTTGGCCTCAGCTAGAGATTATGGCTATGTAAGGAAGGCTGCATCCATAGTTAGTTCTGAGTTTGGATTTCTTGGTGGAAATGTTCTTTTTGGGCCAGTGTTGGATGTCAACATGGCTGGTGGGGCCAACTATATTCAAGACAGAAGCTTTGGTGGGGATGTGTCTGGCGTTTCAGGTTATGGAGGTGCTTTTCTCGAAGGAATCTCTGGGATGGTTGGCGTTTTGATGCACTTTCCAGGTGCTGGCGGTGTAAGTTCTGGAGTTGATAGTCCGGGATTGGTAAATGGAAGTGTTGGTGTCGATAGCTTCGTTAGAATGTTAGAACCATTTCGTGATAATATTCATGGAAGAAATAATGTTGTTTTAATGACATCCAATTTTTGTTCTGACATTGTAAAGGGTGGATGTGTGTCATTTGATCGTAGAATTGTTAGTGATCTTATAAGAAGTGGTAAAAGTGAGTTTTATGAAACTGATGTAGTGGGACTAGGCTATGATGGTGTTGTTTTGACCGATGATATGTCATCTCCTTCTGTCACAAGTTCTGTTGGGAGTGGAGGATATTTTTATGATAACTATGTTGATATAGTGTTTAACAATATTGTTAGGGCATTTGAGTCTGGTCACGATATGTATTTGCTTCTAAATGTCCATCCTGCAGGAGGTGGATATAAAGATAATTACGAATCTGAAAGTAATGGGTTAAAATATAGATTTGGTTTAACTTACAATGAATTTATTGATGTGTATTTAAGATTTAAGAAGTATGTTTTTGAGTGTAAAGATGTGAAGGACCGATTGGCTAGGATGAATAAGCTTGCTAAGAGTCTGAAAAGAATCGCTAGTTTAAAGAATAATTTACCTAGTGAGGTTAAGTATACTGACGATATTTTAAAAGATTTTGATATTGCTTATGAAATGCGTATTTCAAATAATAAACATCGAGAGTATGCGCAGCAAATGTTTTGGGATGGATTTGTGAGAATTCCTAGTCATAACTCGTCTAGAATGCTTAAGAATTTACCTGAAGATTCTATTGTTTCTGTATTTTTTAGAGTTAAAGAGAAAAGCTTTTCAGAGTGCTTCGCTTTCGGAAGTGGTATTATTAGTGAAGATGTGGCTAATGCTGAATTTTCAAAAAATAACTATGTAAATATGTTTAAGAGTAATTTTGATTGTAAATTTATTCCGCAAATTCTTCCATACGCTATGAAAGATTTGGATGAAATTGATTATTACACAGAAAAATATGCAGAGCTGATTAAGGGTAGAAATGATGATGCAGTAGTAGTTTTTGTTGATTCATATGATAAATGGTACTTTGCTCAAGCATTAGTTCATTTTTTAAAAAATAACAAATATAGCTCTAAAAAAATTCACATTGTTGTTACAACTCATCCGACTTTGATGCGGCTCTCTAACTCTCGTCATGAAATTAATGGGTTGTATGACAATGTCAATTTTTATATATCTTACTCGCTGCCCTCAAACCACATGTCTATGTTTTTTAGATTTGTATGGGGGTTCGGCGGGGAGGCATCTAGTGGTAGGCTCGGTGGATTGCCAATTTTTCTTGATGGCATAAATCCGTCCCCTGACTTGCGAATGCGCAATAGTACGGATGTATGTACAAATGTGCGAGAGGCTAAGGAGTGA